Proteins encoded by one window of Arabidopsis thaliana chromosome 2, partial sequence:
- a CDS encoding Myb/SANT-like DNA-binding domain protein (unknown protein; FUNCTIONS IN: molecular_function unknown; INVOLVED IN: biological_process unknown; LOCATED IN: cellular_component unknown; EXPRESSED IN: 21 plant structures; EXPRESSED DURING: 12 growth stages; BEST Arabidopsis thaliana protein match is: unknown protein (TAIR:AT4G02210.2); Has 30201 Blast hits to 17322 proteins in 780 species: Archae - 12; Bacteria - 1396; Metazoa - 17338; Fungi - 3422; Plants - 5037; Viruses - 0; Other Eukaryotes - 2996 (source: NCBI BLink).) encodes MSNQTTCNDRTRTYWTPTMERFFIDLMLEHLHRGNRTGHTFNKQAWNEMLTVFNSKFGSQYDKDVLKSRYTNLWKQYNDVKCLLDHGGFVWDQTHQTVIGDDSLWSLYLKAHPEARVYKTKPVLNFSDLCLIYGYTVADGRYSMSSHDLEIEDEINGESVVLSGKESSKTEWTLEMDQYFVEIMVDQIGRGNKTGNAFSKQAWIDMLVLFNARFSGQYGKRVLRHRYNKLLKYYKDMEAILKEDGFSWDETRLMISADDAVWDSYIKDHPLARTYRMKSLPSYNDLDTIFACQAEQGTDHRDDGSAAQTSETKASQEQNSDRTRIFWTPPMDYHLIDLLVEQVNNGNRVGQTFITSAWNEMVTAFNAKFGSQHNKDVLKNRYKHLRRLYNDIKFLLEQNGFSWDARRDMVIADDDIWNTYIQAHPEARSYRVKTIPSYPNLCFIFGKETSDGRYTRLAQAFDPSPAETVRMNESGSTDGFKDTRSFQKVVYTSNEKNDYPCSNIGPPCIEWTRVMDHCLIDLMLEQVSRGNKIGETFTEQAWADMAESFNAKFGLQTDMFMLENRYILLMKERDDINNILNLDGFTWDVEKQTIVAEDEYWEAYIKEHPDATIYKGKTLDSYGNLCKLNEHLSQESFNCENLMIELENYGNEMEIVDDFSSPHKQQNKRPNPITPPLGIVVCKAQKTGVETRKPLCETEGDDDDCTKPMPQIEIYSRIGNALDALQALPDMDDELLLDACDLLEDERKAKTFLALDVSLRRKWLVRKLRPSANV; translated from the exons ATGAGTAACCAAACCACTTGCAATGATCGAACAAGAACGTATTGGACTCCAACAATGGAACGCTTCTTTATAGATCTTATGTTAGAGCATTTACACAGAGGAAACAGAACCGGTCACACTTTCAATAAGCAAGCTTGGAACGAGATGCTTACTGTTTTCAATTCCAAATTCGGGTCACAGTATGATAAAGACGTTTTGAAAAGCCGGTATACTAATCTTTGGAAACAGTATAATGATGTCAAGTGTCTTCTTGATCATGGTGGTTTTGTTTGGGATCAGACTCATCAAACTGTGATTGGTGATGATAGTCTTTGGAGTTTGTATCTTAAG GCTCATCCTGAAGCGCGTGTTTATAAGACAAAACCGGTGTTGAATTTTAGtgatttgtgtttgatttaCGGGTATACTGTTGCTGATGGGAGATATAGTATGTCAAGTCATGATTTAGAGATTGAAGATGAGATCAATG gtgaAAGTGTTGTTTTATCGGGTAAAGAAAGCTCGAAAACTGAGTGGACTTTGGAAATGGATCAATACTTTGTTGAGATTATGGTTGATCAAATCGGTAGAGGTAACAAGACTGGTAATGCTTTTAGTAAACAAGCATGGATAGATATGCTTGTTTTGTTCAATGCTAGATTTAGTGGTCAGTATGGGAAAAGGGTGTTGAGGCACCGGTACAATAAGTTGTTGAAGTACTATAAAGATATGGAAGCTATTTTGAAAGAAGACGGGTTTTCGTGGGATGAAACTCGGCTAATGATATCTGCGGATGATGCCGTTTGGGATTCTTACATCAAG GATCACCCGCTTGCGAGAACTTATAGGATGAAATCTTTACCGAGCTACAACGATTTGGACACAATATTTGCCTGTCAAGCTGAGCAAGGGACAGATCACAGAGATGATGGTTCGGCTGCACAAACAAGTGAGACTAAGGCCAGCCAAGAGCAGAATTCTGACCGTACAAGGATATTTTGGACACCGCCAATGGACTACCATCTAATTGACTTATTAGTGGAGCAAGTGAACAATGGGAATAGAGTAGGGCAGACTTTCATAACGAGTGCTTGGAATGAAATGGTTACAGCTTTCAATGCCAAATTCGGATCTCAACACAACAAAGACGTTTTGAAGAATCGGTACAAACATTTGAGGAGGTTATACAACGAcataaagtttcttcttgagCAAAATGGGTTCTCATGGGATGCAAGGAGAGATATGGTTATTGCAGATGATGACATTTGGAATACTTATATACAG GCACATCCAGAAGCTAGATCATATCGAGTTAAAACTATTCCAAGTTATCCAAATCTTTGCTTCATATTTGGGAAGGAAACGTCGGATGGAAGATACACACGTTTGGCTCAAGCTTTTGATCCTAGTCCCGCAGAAACTGTGCGAATGAACG AAAGTGGAAGCACAGATGGATTTAAAGATACTCGCAGTTTCCAGAAGGTGGTCTATACCAGCAATGAGAAAAATGATTACCCGTGTAGTAATATCGGTCCTCCTTGTATAGAATGGACACGGGTTATGGACCACTGTCTTATTGATCTTATGCTAGAGCAGGTGAGTAGAGGGAATAAGATTGGTGAGACATTCACAGAGCAAGCTTGGGCTGACATGGCAGAATCCTTCAATGCAAAGTTCGGGTTGCAGACTGACATGTTCATGCTGGAGAATCGTTATATATTGTTGATGAAAGAGCGTGACGACATTAACAATATTCTCAACCTTGATGGCTTTACTTGGGATGTGGAGAAGCAAACCATTGTTGCAGAAGATGAATATTGGGAAGCATATATCAAG GAGCATCCAGATGCAACCATATATAAAGGTAAGACCTTGGATAGTTATGGCAATTTGTGCAAGCTAAATGAACATCTCTCCCAAGAAAGTTTCAATTGTGAGAATCTTATGATCGAGTTGGAAAATTATGGCAATGAGATGGAAATAGTTGATGACTTTAGTTCACCCCACAAGCAGCAGAATAAGCGACCCAACCCAATAACTCCGCCGTTGGGGATAGTAGTATGCAAGGCTCAGAAAACCGGAGTAGAGACGAGGAAGCCTCTGTGTGAAACagaaggtgatgatgatgattgcaCCAAACCCATGCCTCAGATCGAAATTTACTCGAGAATAGGAAATGCCCTTGATGCATTGCAAGCTTTGCCTGACATGGATGATGAGCTTCTGCTGGATGCTTGTGATCTTTTGGAAGATGAGAGGAAAGCAAAGACGTTCTTGGCCTTGGATGTCTCGTTACGTAGGAAATGGCTTGTAAGAAAGCTTCGTCCTTCGGCTAACGTTTGA
- a CDS encoding Myb/SANT-like DNA-binding domain protein (unknown protein; BEST Arabidopsis thaliana protein match is: unknown protein (TAIR:AT4G02210.2); Has 1453 Blast hits to 509 proteins in 26 species: Archae - 0; Bacteria - 0; Metazoa - 1; Fungi - 39; Plants - 1363; Viruses - 0; Other Eukaryotes - 50 (source: NCBI BLink).) has product MSNQTTCNDRTRTYWTPTMERFFIDLMLEHLHRGNRTGHTFNKQAWNEMLTVFNSKFGSQYDKDVLKSRYTNLWKQYNDVKCLLDHGGFVWDQTHQTVIGDDSLWSLYLKAHPEARVYKTKPVLNFSDLCLIYGYTVADGRYSMSSHDLEIEDEINGESVVLSGKESSKTEWTLEMDQYFVEIMVDQIGRGNKTGNAFSKQAWIDMLVLFNARFSGQYGKRVLRHRYNKLLKYYKDMEAILKEDGFSWDETRLMISADDAVWDSYIKDHPLARTYRMKSLPSYNDLDTIFACQAEQGTDHRDDGSAAQTSETKASQEQNSDRTRIFWTPPMDYHLIDLLVEQVNNGNRVGQTFITSAWNEMVTAFNAKFGSQHNKDVLKNRYKHLRRLYNDIKFLLEQNGFSWDARRDMVIADDDIWNTYIQACHILFLFKISVICLCLQMKHVQAHPEARSYRVKTIPSYPNLCFIFGKETSDGRYTRLAQAFDPSPAETVRMNESGSTDGFKDTRSFQKVVYTSNEKNDYPCSNIGPPCIEWTRVMDHCLIDLMLEQVSRGNKIGETFTEQAWADMAESFNAKFGLQTDMFMLENRYILLMKERDDINNILNLDGFTWDVEKQTIVAEDEYWEAYIKEHPDATIYKGKTLDSYGNLCKLNEHLSQESFNCENLMIELENYGNEMEIVDDFSSPHKQQNKRPNPITPPLGIVVCKAQKTGVETRKPLCETEGDDDDCTKPMPQIEIYSRIGNALDALQALPDMDDELLLDACDLLEDERKAKTFLALDVSLRRKWLVRKLRPSANV; this is encoded by the exons ATGAGTAACCAAACCACTTGCAATGATCGAACAAGAACGTATTGGACTCCAACAATGGAACGCTTCTTTATAGATCTTATGTTAGAGCATTTACACAGAGGAAACAGAACCGGTCACACTTTCAATAAGCAAGCTTGGAACGAGATGCTTACTGTTTTCAATTCCAAATTCGGGTCACAGTATGATAAAGACGTTTTGAAAAGCCGGTATACTAATCTTTGGAAACAGTATAATGATGTCAAGTGTCTTCTTGATCATGGTGGTTTTGTTTGGGATCAGACTCATCAAACTGTGATTGGTGATGATAGTCTTTGGAGTTTGTATCTTAAG GCTCATCCTGAAGCGCGTGTTTATAAGACAAAACCGGTGTTGAATTTTAGtgatttgtgtttgatttaCGGGTATACTGTTGCTGATGGGAGATATAGTATGTCAAGTCATGATTTAGAGATTGAAGATGAGATCAATG gtgaAAGTGTTGTTTTATCGGGTAAAGAAAGCTCGAAAACTGAGTGGACTTTGGAAATGGATCAATACTTTGTTGAGATTATGGTTGATCAAATCGGTAGAGGTAACAAGACTGGTAATGCTTTTAGTAAACAAGCATGGATAGATATGCTTGTTTTGTTCAATGCTAGATTTAGTGGTCAGTATGGGAAAAGGGTGTTGAGGCACCGGTACAATAAGTTGTTGAAGTACTATAAAGATATGGAAGCTATTTTGAAAGAAGACGGGTTTTCGTGGGATGAAACTCGGCTAATGATATCTGCGGATGATGCCGTTTGGGATTCTTACATCAAG GATCACCCGCTTGCGAGAACTTATAGGATGAAATCTTTACCGAGCTACAACGATTTGGACACAATATTTGCCTGTCAAGCTGAGCAAGGGACAGATCACAGAGATGATGGTTCGGCTGCACAAACAAGTGAGACTAAGGCCAGCCAAGAGCAGAATTCTGACCGTACAAGGATATTTTGGACACCGCCAATGGACTACCATCTAATTGACTTATTAGTGGAGCAAGTGAACAATGGGAATAGAGTAGGGCAGACTTTCATAACGAGTGCTTGGAATGAAATGGTTACAGCTTTCAATGCCAAATTCGGATCTCAACACAACAAAGACGTTTTGAAGAATCGGTACAAACATTTGAGGAGGTTATACAACGAcataaagtttcttcttgagCAAAATGGGTTCTCATGGGATGCAAGGAGAGATATGGTTATTGCAGATGATGACATTTGGAATACTTATATACAGGCATGCcacattctttttctttttaagataTCAGTTATATGTTTATGCTTACAAATGAAGCATGTGCAGGCACATCCAGAAGCTAGATCATATCGAGTTAAAACTATTCCAAGTTATCCAAATCTTTGCTTCATATTTGGGAAGGAAACGTCGGATGGAAGATACACACGTTTGGCTCAAGCTTTTGATCCTAGTCCCGCAGAAACTGTGCGAATGAACG AAAGTGGAAGCACAGATGGATTTAAAGATACTCGCAGTTTCCAGAAGGTGGTCTATACCAGCAATGAGAAAAATGATTACCCGTGTAGTAATATCGGTCCTCCTTGTATAGAATGGACACGGGTTATGGACCACTGTCTTATTGATCTTATGCTAGAGCAGGTGAGTAGAGGGAATAAGATTGGTGAGACATTCACAGAGCAAGCTTGGGCTGACATGGCAGAATCCTTCAATGCAAAGTTCGGGTTGCAGACTGACATGTTCATGCTGGAGAATCGTTATATATTGTTGATGAAAGAGCGTGACGACATTAACAATATTCTCAACCTTGATGGCTTTACTTGGGATGTGGAGAAGCAAACCATTGTTGCAGAAGATGAATATTGGGAAGCATATATCAAG GAGCATCCAGATGCAACCATATATAAAGGTAAGACCTTGGATAGTTATGGCAATTTGTGCAAGCTAAATGAACATCTCTCCCAAGAAAGTTTCAATTGTGAGAATCTTATGATCGAGTTGGAAAATTATGGCAATGAGATGGAAATAGTTGATGACTTTAGTTCACCCCACAAGCAGCAGAATAAGCGACCCAACCCAATAACTCCGCCGTTGGGGATAGTAGTATGCAAGGCTCAGAAAACCGGAGTAGAGACGAGGAAGCCTCTGTGTGAAACagaaggtgatgatgatgattgcaCCAAACCCATGCCTCAGATCGAAATTTACTCGAGAATAGGAAATGCCCTTGATGCATTGCAAGCTTTGCCTGACATGGATGATGAGCTTCTGCTGGATGCTTGTGATCTTTTGGAAGATGAGAGGAAAGCAAAGACGTTCTTGGCCTTGGATGTCTCGTTACGTAGGAAATGGCTTGTAAGAAAGCTTCGTCCTTCGGCTAACGTTTGA
- a CDS encoding spindle/kinetochore-associated protein (unknown protein; Has 33 Blast hits to 33 proteins in 17 species: Archae - 0; Bacteria - 0; Metazoa - 1; Fungi - 0; Plants - 28; Viruses - 0; Other Eukaryotes - 4 (source: NCBI BLink).) produces MTHNHHHQAVDNLLNVFSRASHDLTVVHSKLDKEFQQMYPANANPMKLIQRIKKLQEDVTLLKHQCLDLLSAKQDLIDKAQTTLVGNCNLIQKMNASLGESTNGDTDDALADFNQIIDEWTMQVRSRTVGETEDADKEDINKMLFSAICHTN; encoded by the exons ATGactcataatcatcatcatcaagctgTTGACAATCTGCTAAATGTTTTCTCAAGAGCTTCTCATGAtcttactgttgttcattccAAGCTCGACAAGGAGTTTCAGCAGATGTATCCTGCTAAT GCGAATCCGATGAAGCTGATTCAGCGAATCAAGAAGTTGCAGGAAGATGTGACTCTTCTTAAACACCAATGCCTTGACCTATTGTCTGCTAAACAG GATTTGATTGATAAGGCACAGACTACACTTGTTGGAAACTGTAACCTTATTCAGAAAATGAATGCATCATTAGGAGAATCAACGAATGGCGATACCGATGATGCATTGGCTGATTTTAATCAG ATCATTGACGAGTGGACAATGCAAGTTAGATCCAGAACAG TGGGAGAAACAGAGGACGCAGATAAAGAAGACATCAATAAGATGCTTTTCTCAGCTATTTGTCATACCAATTGA